One window of Dyadobacter sandarakinus genomic DNA carries:
- a CDS encoding FecR family protein, translating to MDQHYAALLDQLLDDPAFGAWVRGNNPDADEAWHHWAQGSPGRREVLEKARAVILAMETNAGPVSDEHIDRKIREALAIARNRESGREQKTGFRRLSGKIWAMGIAASLLMALGIVLIVLRTSREHIPAAQMQQPEPGGTFVSITNKDRMLRYVQLPDGSSVVLHKNSSIQYPRRFATARREVSLTGEAFFEIIKNPDQPFFVYAHELVAKVHGTSFSIKADESDREVVVAVKTGKVSVFASADVNARRYQDEKELTALVLVPREQATFERAQARLVRSQVKTPMLLNIPIEDQLFTYSETPAGKVFDELGQAYGVAIRYDAEVMGHCSITATLGDEPLENKLRWICTILEADFEILPEMIIIKGNPCK from the coding sequence ATGGACCAACACTACGCAGCACTTCTGGACCAGTTACTTGACGATCCGGCGTTTGGCGCCTGGGTACGCGGGAACAATCCTGATGCAGATGAAGCCTGGCACCATTGGGCGCAGGGTAGTCCCGGGCGCAGGGAAGTGTTGGAAAAAGCCAGGGCTGTAATCCTGGCGATGGAGACCAATGCCGGCCCTGTTTCAGACGAACACATTGACCGGAAAATCCGGGAAGCACTTGCCATTGCCCGCAACCGGGAAAGTGGGCGTGAACAAAAAACAGGTTTCCGCAGGCTTTCAGGAAAGATCTGGGCCATGGGAATAGCAGCTTCGTTGCTCATGGCATTGGGTATTGTACTAATTGTATTAAGAACAAGCCGCGAGCACATTCCAGCGGCACAAATGCAGCAACCTGAGCCGGGAGGAACATTTGTAAGCATTACCAATAAGGATCGCATGCTCCGCTATGTGCAGCTGCCCGACGGCAGCTCCGTCGTGCTGCATAAAAACAGCAGTATACAGTACCCGAGGCGGTTTGCCACCGCCAGGCGTGAAGTATCGCTAACTGGAGAGGCGTTTTTTGAGATCATCAAGAATCCGGACCAGCCCTTTTTTGTGTATGCCCATGAGCTTGTAGCCAAGGTACACGGAACAAGTTTCAGCATCAAAGCCGATGAAAGTGACCGTGAAGTAGTAGTGGCCGTCAAAACAGGCAAGGTATCCGTCTTTGCGAGTGCTGATGTCAATGCCCGGCGGTATCAGGACGAAAAAGAGCTGACCGCCCTGGTACTGGTACCCCGCGAGCAGGCGACGTTTGAGCGGGCACAGGCCAGGCTGGTACGAAGCCAGGTTAAAACACCGATGCTGTTGAATATCCCGATTGAAGATCAACTGTTCACCTATTCCGAAACTCCGGCGGGAAAAGTTTTTGACGAGCTCGGGCAGGCTTACGGCGTAGCGATCCGGTACGATGCGGAAGTAATGGGGCATTGCAGCATTACGGCAACTTTGGGAGACGAACCCCTCGAAAACAAGCTAAGGTGGATCTGCACCATTCTGGAAGCCGACTTCGAGATTCTGCCCGAGATGATCATTATCAAAGGAAACCCATGTAAATGA
- a CDS encoding TonB-dependent receptor, with protein MKKTFYRQSKLLKIMRLSLIQLLIVLEFSGLAFALDGYAQTVLSRRLTINIREQKIGAALQQIEKLSGVNFMYSPELIRSQRKVTFNAKDEKLEAILDNFLTPLQVTYEVSGKQILLKRANAKPSQQLPEGNGTSTKMIQNADVTVRGKVADATGATIPGATIVLKGSASVGTTTDADGAFSLLVPDGSSTLVVSSIGYLTKEVDITNRSQVDIVLQSDVKALTEVVVTGYSSQSKRDITGAVSTVDAAELTKVAAPNVAQQLQGRVAGVTVTSNNTPGGEATVRIRGFGTINNNDPLYVIDGVPTKGGLNSINPNNIESMQVLKDASSASIYGSRAANGVIIITTKKGKAGAPQFTFNSRAGIQTGKVKLDLIKDPQLFGDLLWAQRRNAGVLTEGNPSHQQYGNGENAVVPDYILAGSNYGLFEGDPRTNPSLYNYNRTGFYQIVKANKEGTDWHKEILRPAAIQEYNLGATGGTENSRYAIALNYFKQDGVLIHTSFDRYSLRSNTEFTFKKRIRLGENLELSYTENKGYYNNNGTASSSNNQDGNPIGNGYRIPSIIPVYDIMGNFAATRAAGLGPATNPVAQLWRTRNNQTNTFRAFGNAYLEVDILKDLTAKSSIGIDLTNANRVGYTLLDLEEAEIEAANALTNASAYDINWTWSNTLNYTRTIATDHRLSILAGTEAIKGLGRDFSATRTTFFSEDPQYMFLNSGTAGIANTGAGYQWALFSIFGKINYSLKDRYLLEATVRRDGSSRFGQNNRYGTFPAFSAGWRISEEGFMKSISWIDDLKLRGGWGQTGNQEIGNYNGFSTYRSNLGLSSYAIDGSNNAVQAGFDTEAFGNQNAKWETTTQTNIGLDATFLKGMFGFNLDLYTRTTSDMLYQVSLPATQGVATIPFVNVGEMNNKGIDLGIDFNNKALNGELTYGVGVNFSHYKNEVKKLNNSSTAVLLGPSIRSYTWTRSVAGMPLYSFYGLQIDGIYQNQGEVDAGPKYPGYAAVGKYKYHDTDGDGTITDSDRKFLGNPHPDFTYGINLNIGYKGFDLSAFLQGVQGNQILNMVKRWVDFNNQAGNRSMRMLNESWTPQNPDAILPILDANDSRSQQPSSYFIEDGSYLRLKNLTIGYTIPNSALSKIGLTNARIYFQAQNLFTFTKYEGIDPEVTSVGSTPGSTVLGVDQGNYPNSKMYQLGINFGF; from the coding sequence ATGAAAAAAACCTTTTACCGGCAGAGTAAGCTGCTCAAAATTATGCGATTGAGCCTCATACAGTTGTTGATAGTCCTGGAATTTTCCGGGCTTGCATTTGCCCTGGACGGCTACGCGCAAACGGTACTCAGCCGACGGCTGACCATTAACATACGCGAGCAGAAAATCGGGGCTGCATTACAGCAGATCGAAAAGCTTTCGGGTGTGAATTTCATGTACAGCCCGGAGCTCATCCGCTCGCAGCGGAAAGTTACTTTTAATGCAAAGGACGAAAAGCTGGAAGCGATCCTCGACAACTTTCTGACACCATTGCAGGTGACCTATGAAGTGTCGGGCAAGCAGATCCTGCTCAAACGGGCCAATGCCAAACCCTCGCAGCAGCTGCCCGAAGGAAACGGCACGTCCACAAAAATGATCCAGAATGCAGATGTAACTGTGAGGGGAAAAGTGGCCGATGCGACAGGTGCCACCATTCCCGGCGCCACCATTGTGCTCAAAGGAAGTGCCTCAGTAGGTACCACTACGGATGCAGACGGCGCATTCTCCCTGCTCGTACCAGACGGCTCCTCCACACTGGTGGTTTCATCCATCGGGTATCTTACAAAAGAGGTGGATATTACCAACAGATCGCAGGTGGATATTGTACTGCAGTCGGATGTAAAAGCATTAACAGAAGTGGTGGTAACAGGCTACTCGTCCCAGTCCAAGAGAGATATTACAGGCGCGGTGTCAACCGTGGACGCTGCCGAGCTGACCAAAGTGGCAGCGCCCAATGTGGCTCAGCAGTTGCAGGGCCGGGTTGCAGGTGTTACGGTTACTTCCAATAATACGCCGGGCGGAGAGGCTACGGTCCGCATTCGCGGTTTTGGCACGATCAACAACAACGATCCGCTGTACGTGATCGACGGGGTTCCAACCAAAGGTGGCCTCAACAGCATCAACCCTAATAACATTGAGTCAATGCAGGTGCTGAAAGATGCCTCCTCAGCCTCGATCTACGGTTCCCGCGCAGCAAACGGAGTAATTATCATTACTACCAAAAAAGGCAAGGCAGGGGCTCCGCAGTTTACATTTAACTCCCGCGCAGGTATCCAGACCGGGAAAGTAAAACTAGACCTGATCAAGGACCCGCAGCTTTTCGGGGACCTGCTCTGGGCTCAGCGCCGGAATGCCGGCGTACTGACGGAAGGAAATCCCTCCCACCAGCAGTATGGAAACGGTGAGAATGCAGTTGTGCCGGATTATATTCTGGCCGGATCAAACTATGGCCTTTTTGAAGGTGACCCCAGAACTAACCCGTCATTGTACAACTATAACCGGACAGGATTTTATCAGATTGTAAAGGCAAACAAGGAAGGTACTGACTGGCACAAGGAAATCCTGAGGCCAGCGGCGATACAGGAGTACAACCTCGGCGCTACCGGTGGTACAGAAAACAGCCGCTATGCGATTGCATTGAACTACTTCAAGCAGGACGGCGTGCTCATCCATACTTCATTTGACCGCTACTCCCTGCGATCCAATACCGAATTTACATTCAAAAAACGCATTCGGCTGGGCGAAAACCTGGAACTGAGCTATACCGAAAACAAGGGTTACTACAACAACAACGGTACTGCGAGCTCATCGAACAACCAGGACGGTAATCCCATCGGAAACGGATATCGTATCCCGTCGATCATTCCCGTATATGATATTATGGGCAACTTTGCGGCTACCCGTGCTGCCGGCCTCGGCCCGGCTACCAATCCCGTAGCGCAGCTCTGGCGGACACGCAACAACCAGACCAACACCTTCCGTGCATTTGGTAATGCTTACCTGGAAGTGGATATTCTTAAAGATCTCACGGCAAAGTCGAGCATCGGTATTGACCTGACCAATGCGAACCGTGTGGGTTATACATTGCTTGACCTGGAAGAAGCCGAAATTGAGGCGGCAAATGCACTGACCAACGCGAGTGCCTACGACATCAATTGGACCTGGTCCAATACGCTGAACTACACCAGGACCATCGCCACTGACCATCGGCTAAGCATACTGGCAGGTACCGAAGCCATCAAAGGCCTTGGCCGCGACTTTTCTGCCACGCGTACCACATTCTTCTCGGAAGACCCGCAGTATATGTTCCTGAACTCAGGTACAGCGGGGATCGCCAACACAGGTGCAGGGTATCAATGGGCGCTGTTTTCCATTTTTGGTAAAATAAACTACTCGCTCAAAGACCGCTACCTGCTCGAAGCCACTGTACGTCGGGACGGATCGTCGCGCTTCGGCCAGAACAATCGCTACGGTACATTCCCGGCATTCAGCGCCGGCTGGCGGATTTCAGAAGAAGGTTTTATGAAGAGCATTTCCTGGATCGACGATCTGAAACTGCGTGGCGGCTGGGGACAAACCGGTAACCAGGAGATTGGTAACTACAATGGTTTCAGCACCTACCGGTCCAACCTGGGATTATCGTCCTATGCGATTGATGGTTCCAACAATGCGGTGCAGGCCGGGTTTGACACAGAAGCCTTCGGCAACCAGAACGCAAAGTGGGAAACCACCACGCAGACGAACATAGGGCTCGATGCAACTTTCCTGAAAGGCATGTTCGGCTTCAATCTGGACCTATATACGCGTACTACGTCGGACATGCTGTACCAGGTAAGTCTTCCGGCCACGCAGGGTGTGGCGACGATACCGTTTGTAAATGTGGGCGAAATGAACAACAAGGGGATCGACCTTGGGATAGACTTCAACAACAAAGCCCTGAACGGTGAGCTGACGTACGGCGTAGGTGTGAATTTTTCACATTACAAAAATGAAGTTAAAAAGCTGAACAACAGTTCAACTGCTGTACTACTGGGGCCGTCGATCAGGAGCTATACCTGGACCCGGTCGGTAGCCGGCATGCCGCTCTACTCCTTTTATGGATTGCAGATTGACGGTATCTACCAGAACCAGGGAGAAGTGGATGCAGGTCCCAAATACCCGGGCTATGCCGCTGTGGGTAAATACAAATACCACGACACGGACGGTGACGGCACCATTACGGATAGTGACCGGAAGTTTCTGGGCAACCCGCATCCGGACTTCACCTATGGTATCAACCTCAACATCGGTTACAAGGGATTTGATCTTTCGGCCTTTTTGCAGGGCGTACAGGGCAACCAGATCCTGAACATGGTGAAGCGGTGGGTCGACTTTAATAACCAGGCCGGTAACCGCAGCATGCGCATGCTCAATGAATCATGGACACCCCAGAACCCGGATGCCATCCTGCCAATCCTCGACGCAAACGACAGCCGGAGCCAGCAGCCATCGAGCTACTTTATCGAAGATGGTTCCTATCTCCGCCTGAAAAACCTGACAATAGGTTATACGATCCCAAATTCGGCCTTGTCGAAGATAGGGCTGACGAATGCCAGGATTTACTTCCAGGCTCAAAACCTGTTTACGTTCACCAAATACGAGGGCATAGACCCCGAGGTAACCTCAGTGGGCTCGACGCCGGGTTCAACGGTTCTGGGCGTGGATCAGGGCAACTATCCTAACTCGAAAATGTACCAGTTGGGCATCAACTTCGGATTTTAG
- a CDS encoding alpha-L-fucosidase, whose protein sequence is MIKPLTCLFFLTASLSFAQSPPKPYGALPAARQIGWHETEVYGIMHFTPTTFENKEWGYGDADPKTFNPSDFNAEQIVLAAKAGGLKGIVLVAKHHDGFALWPTKTTDYNITKSPFRGGKGDLVREVADAARKHGLKFGVYCSPWDRNNAKYGTPEYLKIYREQLRELYTNYGELFMSWHDGANGGDGYYGGAREKRSIDNTTYYQWDSTWTNLTRKLQPSANIFSDIGWDVRWAGNEDGSVNETSWATLTPKPSEGQNVAVPGQANATENPGGTRGGKFWIPAECDVPLRKGWFYHPNEKPKSPDKLFDLYLKSVGRGAALDLGLAPDTRGQLHADDVAALKTFGNRLSETFSINLAAKATSKAVNVRGYNSVYSAKNLLDNKSETYWATDDDFKTPEVIIDLGQAATFDIVCLQEYIKLGQRIEEFAVDTWENNAWKEICKGTSIGAKRLIKLEVPVTAQKVRLRITKSPVSIALSEFGLYKDSE, encoded by the coding sequence ATGATCAAACCACTAACCTGCTTATTCTTCCTAACTGCCTCCCTTTCCTTCGCCCAATCTCCTCCCAAACCTTACGGCGCGCTGCCTGCAGCCAGGCAGATCGGGTGGCATGAGACGGAAGTTTACGGAATTATGCACTTTACCCCGACTACCTTTGAAAACAAGGAATGGGGCTATGGGGATGCCGACCCGAAAACATTCAATCCATCGGATTTCAATGCAGAACAGATTGTACTGGCTGCAAAAGCCGGCGGACTGAAAGGCATTGTACTGGTGGCCAAGCATCACGACGGCTTTGCACTCTGGCCGACCAAAACAACCGACTACAACATAACCAAAAGTCCGTTCCGCGGCGGCAAAGGTGACCTGGTAAGGGAAGTTGCAGACGCCGCACGCAAGCACGGCCTCAAATTCGGGGTGTACTGCTCGCCCTGGGACCGTAATAATGCAAAGTACGGAACGCCCGAATATCTGAAAATATACCGCGAACAACTGCGGGAGCTGTATACCAACTATGGTGAGCTGTTTATGTCGTGGCACGATGGTGCCAATGGGGGTGACGGCTACTATGGTGGCGCGCGTGAAAAACGCTCTATCGACAATACGACTTACTATCAGTGGGACTCCACCTGGACCAATCTTACCCGCAAGCTGCAGCCCAGCGCCAACATATTCAGTGACATTGGCTGGGACGTGCGGTGGGCCGGCAACGAAGACGGCAGCGTGAATGAAACTTCCTGGGCCACGCTGACGCCCAAACCGTCGGAAGGACAGAATGTGGCGGTACCCGGCCAGGCCAATGCAACGGAAAACCCCGGCGGAACGCGGGGCGGGAAGTTCTGGATACCAGCCGAATGTGACGTACCATTGCGAAAAGGTTGGTTTTATCATCCCAACGAAAAGCCAAAATCGCCCGACAAGCTTTTCGATCTGTACCTGAAAAGTGTAGGCCGGGGCGCGGCACTTGATTTGGGGCTGGCACCTGATACCCGCGGCCAGCTGCATGCCGATGACGTAGCTGCACTAAAAACCTTCGGAAACCGGCTGAGTGAGACATTTTCCATTAACCTGGCGGCAAAAGCTACGTCCAAAGCAGTGAATGTACGCGGGTACAATTCCGTTTACAGCGCCAAAAACCTGCTGGATAACAAATCCGAAACCTACTGGGCAACCGACGACGACTTCAAAACGCCCGAAGTGATCATTGACCTGGGCCAGGCTGCGACATTCGATATAGTTTGCCTGCAGGAATACATTAAACTTGGCCAGCGCATTGAGGAATTTGCCGTGGACACCTGGGAGAATAATGCCTGGAAGGAAATATGCAAAGGTACCAGCATCGGTGCCAAACGTCTCATAAAGCTGGAAGTACCCGTAACCGCACAAAAGGTAAGGCTCCGCATTACCAAATCGCCCGTGAGTATCGCACTGAGTGAATTCGGGTTGTATAAAGATTCAGAGTGA
- a CDS encoding alpha-L-fucosidase, translating into MKFKLTLMAGLLLSARLFAQQHAEQDHSKYVAPTDPLVQQKLAKWQDIKFGLLMHWGTYSQWGIVESWSLCPEDEGWCERRGPHAHDWYEYKKAYEGIAKEFNPVKFDPERWAAAARNAGMKYVVFTTKHHDGFAMFDSKYTDYKITNTPFKSNPKSNVTKEVLAAFRNQGFMTGTYFSKPDWNNEYYWWKYFPPKDRNVSYDPKKRPELWNKFKDFTYNQIEELMSDYGSVDILWLDGGWVRPFSTIDPNISWQKTIPYDQDIDMARIAKMARSHQPGLLVVDRTVTGEFENYVTPEQSIPDHHMPIPWESCMTMGDSWSYIPKENFKSTRKLVHTLVDIVAKGGNLLLNIAPGPDGAWHKEAYQRLEEIGKWINVNGTGIYETKPLAPYRQGKWAYTQKGKTTYAFYLANENEKLPATLKPEGLALTANTRITLAGNKKALKVKNGGIELPAKVITEAGVQPAYLFVID; encoded by the coding sequence ATGAAGTTTAAACTTACCCTTATGGCCGGGCTGCTGCTATCGGCCCGTTTGTTTGCGCAGCAGCATGCAGAGCAGGATCACTCCAAGTATGTAGCTCCTACCGACCCGCTGGTGCAGCAAAAACTCGCCAAATGGCAGGATATCAAGTTTGGTCTCCTGATGCACTGGGGGACGTATAGCCAGTGGGGTATTGTGGAATCGTGGTCGCTGTGCCCGGAAGATGAAGGCTGGTGCGAGCGCCGGGGACCGCATGCGCATGACTGGTACGAGTACAAGAAAGCCTATGAAGGTATTGCCAAAGAATTCAATCCGGTCAAATTTGATCCCGAACGCTGGGCAGCCGCCGCCAGGAATGCAGGCATGAAGTACGTGGTGTTTACAACCAAGCACCACGATGGCTTTGCCATGTTCGACTCCAAATACACCGATTACAAGATCACCAACACGCCTTTTAAGTCCAATCCGAAAAGCAACGTTACCAAGGAAGTACTTGCCGCTTTCCGTAACCAGGGATTCATGACGGGCACCTACTTCTCGAAGCCGGACTGGAACAATGAATATTACTGGTGGAAATACTTTCCGCCCAAAGACCGCAACGTATCGTACGATCCCAAAAAGCGGCCCGAGCTTTGGAACAAATTCAAGGATTTCACTTATAACCAGATTGAAGAGCTGATGTCGGATTATGGCTCTGTGGATATTCTTTGGCTTGATGGTGGCTGGGTCCGGCCTTTCAGCACCATTGATCCGAATATCAGCTGGCAGAAAACCATTCCTTATGATCAGGACATTGATATGGCACGCATTGCCAAAATGGCCCGCTCGCACCAGCCCGGTTTGCTGGTCGTGGACAGGACTGTGACGGGAGAGTTTGAAAACTACGTGACCCCGGAGCAGTCGATCCCGGATCATCACATGCCAATTCCCTGGGAATCGTGCATGACCATGGGTGACTCATGGTCGTACATTCCGAAAGAGAATTTCAAATCAACCCGCAAGCTGGTTCATACCCTGGTGGATATCGTGGCCAAAGGTGGTAACCTGCTGCTTAACATTGCCCCGGGTCCCGACGGAGCCTGGCACAAGGAGGCTTACCAGCGCCTGGAAGAAATCGGAAAATGGATAAATGTGAACGGAACGGGCATTTACGAAACCAAACCCCTGGCTCCCTACCGGCAAGGCAAATGGGCCTATACACAAAAAGGAAAAACGACTTACGCGTTCTACCTGGCCAACGAAAATGAAAAGCTCCCTGCCACATTGAAGCCCGAGGGCCTGGCGCTTACGGCCAATACCAGGATTACGCTGGCAGGCAATAAAAAAGCATTGAAGGTAAAGAATGGCGGCATTGAACTACCCGCCAAGGTTATCACCGAGGCAGGTGTGCAGCCAGCTTATCTGTTTGTGATTGACTAG
- a CDS encoding RNA polymerase sigma factor, producing MADFTKLTGDAELWTYFRQGDENAYTELARRYYRTLLHYGLRFTPNLQLVEDILQDLLVHLWLHRDSISDTPYVKFYLVKAFRHRMIKTIRPLSGEVELTDHFDSVNPEFSSEDMLIGDETEIALTRQVRNAIDKLPARQQEVIYLRFFQNLRPDEIAGLLSINPQSVSNIIQRALSNLRDLWHTAYPILFYSFYQILY from the coding sequence TTGGCTGATTTTACAAAACTTACCGGGGATGCCGAACTTTGGACCTATTTCAGGCAGGGGGACGAAAATGCATATACTGAACTTGCCAGGCGGTACTACCGGACTTTACTGCATTACGGCCTTCGGTTTACGCCTAATCTGCAACTGGTAGAGGATATTTTGCAGGATTTACTCGTGCATTTATGGCTGCACAGGGACTCAATCAGCGACACGCCCTATGTAAAATTTTACCTGGTAAAAGCATTTCGTCACCGCATGATCAAGACTATCCGTCCATTGTCGGGCGAGGTGGAGCTGACTGATCATTTCGACAGCGTCAATCCCGAGTTTTCATCCGAAGACATGCTGATCGGTGACGAAACCGAAATTGCACTTACCCGGCAGGTCCGGAATGCCATCGATAAGCTTCCCGCCCGGCAGCAGGAGGTCATTTACCTTCGCTTTTTCCAAAATCTCCGTCCCGACGAAATCGCCGGACTTCTCTCTATCAATCCTCAGTCTGTCAGCAACATCATTCAGCGGGCACTCAGCAACCTGCGCGATTTGTGGCACACTGCCTACCCCATCCTGTTTTATTCCTTTTACCAAATTTTATATTAA
- a CDS encoding RagB/SusD family nutrient uptake outer membrane protein: MKKKIWLLGSLISMGLLTSCGEEFLSTTPLGVGNQEMLSNKTGVNAVLIGAYSLLDGVGAGPVNTSAVSNWIYGSIASDDAYKGSDVGDQAQITTIERYIPQADIGAYNDKWVALYDGISRSNDVLRLIGKATDMTDAEKAQATGEARFLRGWYHFEAKKLWNMVPYVDENVTDYINLPNNEDIWPKIEEDFQFAIENLAATKAQVGRASKWTAKAMLAKTYMYQRDYQAAKPLLVDIVSNGPFSLVNSFHDNFRITTENNSESIFEVQMSVGDGGAGQNGSWGDNYNFPYGSAPGGCCGFYQPSQNLVNAFKTDANGLPLLDTFNETDVKNDEGLASADAFTPYTGTLDPRLDWTVGRRGIPFLNWGVHPGKNWIRDQTFGGPYTFKKFFAYSGENAGAESPRANANNYRAIRFADILLMRAEVAVEENDLPTALSIVNQVRTRAGNVTEMTADGKPAANYLVKPYASFANQEYARKAVRFERRLELAMEGHRHFDLVRWGVADVVLNAYIAKEKSKRSYLNGATFVKGKSEYFPIPQAQIDIMGASVLKQNP, from the coding sequence ATGAAAAAGAAAATATGGTTACTCGGCAGCCTGATCTCGATGGGGCTGCTCACATCCTGCGGAGAAGAATTCCTCTCTACTACGCCGCTTGGAGTTGGAAACCAGGAAATGCTTTCCAATAAAACAGGTGTCAATGCGGTACTTATCGGTGCGTACAGCCTGCTCGACGGTGTAGGTGCTGGTCCGGTGAATACGTCAGCAGTGAGCAACTGGATTTATGGATCCATTGCTTCTGATGATGCGTACAAAGGCAGTGACGTGGGCGACCAGGCACAGATCACCACGATCGAGCGCTACATTCCGCAGGCGGATATTGGCGCCTACAATGACAAATGGGTTGCCTTATACGATGGTATCTCACGCTCCAATGACGTACTGCGCCTCATCGGAAAAGCGACCGACATGACCGATGCCGAGAAAGCTCAGGCTACCGGCGAAGCGCGTTTTTTGCGCGGCTGGTACCATTTTGAAGCAAAAAAGCTCTGGAATATGGTGCCTTATGTGGACGAAAATGTGACTGACTATATCAACCTGCCGAACAATGAGGACATCTGGCCGAAGATTGAGGAAGATTTTCAGTTTGCGATCGAGAACCTGGCAGCGACCAAGGCGCAGGTGGGCCGCGCCAGCAAATGGACGGCCAAGGCAATGCTGGCCAAAACCTACATGTACCAGCGGGATTACCAGGCTGCCAAACCTTTGCTTGTGGACATTGTGAGCAATGGTCCGTTCTCGCTCGTCAATAGCTTTCATGATAATTTCAGGATTACGACTGAAAATAACAGTGAGTCGATTTTTGAAGTACAGATGTCGGTAGGCGACGGCGGAGCCGGACAAAACGGAAGCTGGGGCGACAACTACAACTTCCCATACGGCTCGGCGCCGGGAGGCTGCTGCGGTTTTTACCAGCCATCGCAAAACCTTGTGAATGCATTTAAAACGGATGCAAACGGACTTCCGCTGCTCGATACGTTCAATGAAACGGATGTGAAAAATGATGAAGGGCTGGCCTCTGCCGACGCTTTCACGCCTTATACCGGCACACTCGATCCACGCCTCGACTGGACTGTGGGCCGCAGGGGTATACCCTTCCTGAACTGGGGTGTTCACCCGGGTAAAAACTGGATCCGTGACCAGACTTTCGGCGGGCCGTATACGTTCAAAAAGTTCTTTGCTTACAGTGGTGAAAATGCCGGTGCCGAGTCGCCCCGGGCCAATGCCAACAACTACCGCGCGATCCGCTTTGCTGATATTCTGCTGATGCGGGCAGAAGTAGCCGTAGAAGAAAATGACCTTCCTACTGCCCTATCGATCGTAAACCAGGTCAGGACCCGTGCGGGCAATGTGACTGAAATGACTGCGGACGGCAAACCGGCTGCCAACTACCTGGTCAAACCGTATGCATCGTTTGCCAATCAGGAGTATGCAAGAAAAGCGGTACGTTTTGAGCGCCGCCTGGAACTTGCCATGGAGGGCCACCGTCACTTTGACCTGGTCCGCTGGGGTGTAGCCGACGTAGTGCTGAATGCCTATATTGCCAAGGAAAAGAGCAAACGCTCCTACCTTAACGGAGCCACTTTTGTAAAAGGTAAAAGTGAATATTTCCCGATCCCGCAGGCTCAGATCGACATCATGGGAGCAAGTGTTTTGAAACAAAATCCCTAG
- a CDS encoding type II toxin-antitoxin system RelE family toxin, which translates to MMEKLASAENLETSGVDYRRIEGQKAGENYYRIRIGDWRVGMEYIHPNITLLRVLVRGSVYQSFPPKS; encoded by the coding sequence ATGATGGAAAAACTTGCATCAGCTGAGAACCTGGAAACATCCGGCGTTGATTACCGACGCATTGAAGGTCAGAAGGCCGGTGAAAACTACTATCGCATCCGCATTGGTGACTGGCGCGTAGGGATGGAATACATTCATCCCAATATTACATTGCTCAGGGTACTGGTGCGGGGAAGTGTGTATCAGTCTTTCCCGCCCAAATCCTAG